The genomic region CGGTGGAGGTCGCGACCTTCTACATGAGCTTCTCCTACGTGGTGATCCACTCCGCCTGGGCCTTCTGGGGCAGCCTCATCGGGGCCTTCGTGGTCTTCTGGGGCAACCTCTCCAGCATGTACGAGGCCCGTCTGGAACGGGCACGGGCTGTTCAAGCCGCGCCCGATGGCCGTGCTCTAGTCGGTGAAGCCCCTGCGCCAGCGGTGAGGGCCCCTGCTGGAGGTGAGGAGCCTATAGCCCAGACACAACCCCTCCGCGCCACCCGTGGCGCGGCCCAGGCACGTCCCCAGTACGAGGCCATTTTCCTCGCTGCGGAGGCGGTGGAGACCGAGGTCAGCCGGGTGAGGCAGTCGGTGCAGACGGTCAAAGCCGCAGTCCCGCCCGAGCAGGCCTGGGCGCACGTTGCGACGACCCCTCGCCCGGAGGCCGGGAGCGAACCCCTGCCGGAGGTCCCGGCCCGCGCGAAGGACAATCCCCTTGCGGGAGGGCCGGCGACCCTGCGCCTACGAGAACCCTGTAGCCGGCCGCCGCAGGCCACCGACCGGGAACCCACCCCCACCCCTTCCCTCTCCGAGGGCGACCGGGAAGTGCTCCGCCTGGCGGCAGAGGGGCCCGTCGGCCCCTCCGGCCTCAGCCGGGCGCTGGGGATTGCCAAGAGTTCCGCCGGGGACCGGCTCAAGCGGCTGGAGCGCATGGGGCTTCTGGAAAAGCGCGGCTCGAGCTACACGCCCACGGAGGAGGGACGGGTGCTGTACCAGGGGGCGCAGGCGTCGGGCGGCGCCAGGGTTTTGGCGTCGCGCACACGCGCCAGGTAAGCCTCGATCTCCTGCTTTAAGTCGTGAACGTCGTCGGGGAGGTTGTCCATAGTCAAGACGAGCGAATGAGCCTGGGTTCTGGACGTGGGCGGGCGCGTTCGCCCTCAGCCCGTGAGAAGGACTCGAGTGCCGCCGGACAGCCCGGCGCGGTGGCGCCCCGGTTGGGGCAAACGAGAACACAACCATTTTAGTGACATGCTAGTGGCATGTTGCGACTTTTGACCTGCTTCTTGATTGCCCTGAGCCTGGCCTTAGCCCAGAATACCGTGGTGGGGCGGGCCAGTGTGGTGGACGGCGATACCCTGGAGATCCAGGGAGTTCGCGTCCGCCTGTGGGGGGTAGACGCCGTAGAGAGCAACCAGACCTGCCTGGACGCCCAGGGGAAGGTTTACCCGTGTGGCCGCCGCGCCGCCTTCGCCCTGGCCGACTTCCTGGGCCAGCGCACGGTGAGCTGCACCCGACGGGACACCGACCGCTACGGGCGGATGGTCGCGGTGTGCAGCGTGGCAGACGTCGAGGTCAACCGCTGGCTGGTGGAGCAGGGCTGGGCCCTGGCCTATGTCCAGTACGGCGGGGGGGTCTACCTCGACAGCCAGAACCGGGCCAGGGCCGGCAAGCGGGGCATCTGGCAGGGGAGCTTCCAGGCCCCGTGGGAGTACCGCAGGAACCCGGCCAACCCGCCCACGGCGGGCAGCCCCCGTCCCCAGAGCCCCTCCCCTGCCCCCTCGCCCTCGAGCGTCTACTACCGCAACTGCGCCGAGGCTCGGGCGGCGGGAGCCGCGCCCATCTACCGGGGGCAGCCGGGCTATCGGCCGGGACTGGACCGCGATGGGGACGGGATAGCCTGTGAGCGCTGAACGGCTCCTCGACCCACGGGAGCGGCAGCGGCTCGAGGAGGCCATAGGGGAAGCGCTGCTCAGCGTAGAGGGGCTGAAACGGGCCCTGCTCAAGGCCCTGGAGGCGCTGGCCGCGCTGGAGGCGGAGGACCGCGCCCTGGGGGCGCTGTATGCCAGCTTACCCCGGGAGGGCCATCGCCTCCTGGGGGAGATCCTGCAGGAGATCAGGCCGCGGCTGGAGGCGCTCTGTGGTCCCCTGCGGGAGGTGCTGCACGAGGGTGAATAGGGCTTATGGGCCGTCCAGTAATCGCTCCACCTCCGCCCACACCCCCCGGCGCACCCAGTCGCGGTAGTGCTCGCCCACCGTCCTCCCCGGCGGGTAGCCGGGCGGGAGGTCCTCCCAGAAGCGCCCTTCCCGCAGCACCAGGAAGATGGCTTCCACGATGGAGCGCTTCGCGTAGCGGGCTGGGGCTCCTTTCCCCTTCGGGCGGAGCAGGGGCTCCAGGCGTTGCCACAGCGCATCCGGGAGGGGATAGGGATAGCGGGGGTTGGGCCCCCGGCGGGGCCGGGAGGGCTTCCCGTACACCCACTTCCACGCCGTCCCGCTGCTCACCCCGTACTGACGGGCTAGCCGGCTGGGGCGCTGAGCTCCCGTCCGCCGGTGTTCCGCCACCAAAGCCTCCCGCAGCGCGACCTTGCCCGGCGGCCCCGGCTTTCGTCGGGGGAGAATGTGGTTCACATTACCGGAAATACCCCGATTGCCCTGCACACGCCTGCCCCTGCGGCTGGTTCGGCGACCCGGAGCGAAGCTGCGCCTGCACCCCCAGCCAGCGCCTGCGGTACGTAAACCGCATCAGCGGCCCCCTGCTCGACCGCTTTGACCTGGTGGTGGAAGTCCCCCGGCTCACCCCCGCTGAACTCGCCCGCGCCCCCGAGGGTGAGTCCACTGCCGTGGTACGGGAACGGGTGCTGGCCGCGCGGGAGCGGATGAAGTCCCGCCAGGGCAAACTGAACAGCGAACTCTTGGGCCGCGAATTGCGGCGACACACGACGCTTTCTCCCTCTTCCGAGGCCCTCTTGCAGACTGCCACCCAGCGCCTAGCCCTCACCGCAAGGAGCTACGACCGCATCCTGCGGGTGGCGCGTACCATTGCCGACCTGGCAGGCTCGGAGCGCATTGGGGAAGCCCACCTGGCCGAGGCGCTGACGTATCGCAGGAGCCTGGGGTGAGGATGCCGTAGAGTTGGTCTGTTATTCCGATTTTCTGCTACACTGAATGTATGAAAATCGTCACCCAAGTCTCCCCCAGAGGGCAGATCACCCTGCCCGCTTCGGTACGCAAGGCCCTGGGCCTCAAAGCCGGGGATGCCCTGCTGCTGCGGGTGGAGGAAGGCCGGGTGGTGCTGGAACCCGCCCGGGTGCTTCCCCTGGAGGCCTACACTGAGGAGCGCATCAAGGAGTTCAACCGGGCTGCTGAGGTGAGCGAGGAGGAATTGGCCGCCTTCCGCAAAGCCTGGGGGCTGTAGTGCGGGTGTTCCTGGACGCCAACGTGCTCTTCTCGGCGGCGTTGGGGGGCGAGGTGTTTCGGCCGATCTGGCTCTTGGCCGAGCGGGGGCGGCTCGAGCTATGTACCAGCCCGCGCTGCTGGCTGGAGGCGGAGTTCAACCTCGAGCGCAAACGCCCCCAGGCCGCACCCCGGCTTCCTTTGCTGATGCAGCGGGTACACCTAGTGGCAGAGCCAGAGGGCACAGACCCGCCCTCCAATGAGCCCTTGAAAACCCTGTTCAATTCGCTACCCGATAAAGACCGCCCGGTACTGCAAGCAGCCCTCCAGGCACAAGCCCAAATTCTGCTCACCGGCGATCTGCGGCACTTTGGCCCCCTGATGCAGCAAGAAGACCTCCCCCTACGGGTGCTGAGCCCTGGGGACTTCATCCGTCAGGTAAGGCCCAGTTCCTAATTCCGAACCGGTCTGGGCTATACTCGCCCCATGGACGCCCTGGCCCTCTACCGGCAGGGCCGCTATGGGGAAGCCCTCTCGCTGGCCCAAGCCCGGGGTGACCCCAAGGCCGCCGCCCTGGCCGCCCTGGCCCTGGGTGAGGTGGCCGAAGCCCAGACCCTGCTGGAGGCTTGGTTCCCCGCGGATGAGGCCGAACAGGCCGAGCGCCTCTCCCTGCTGGGCTTCGCCGCTTTCCGGAGGGGAGATACCCAAGCGTATCAGCGGCTGGCCCTGGCCGCGGCCCAGGCCGCCCAGACCCCCCTCACCCTCTACCACCTGGGCCTCTCCCTGCCGCCCAAGGACGGCCTCCTGGCCCTGCAGGAAGCCCTGCACCAGCTGGAAACCCAAGACGCCGCACCCGAGGAGCAAGCCCGCCTGGCCTTTGCCCTGGCCCGCACCCTAAGGCGGCTGGGGCGCTTTGCGGAGGCCCTTTCCTACGCCAGCCTGGCCGCTCTGCAAGCCCCCCAGCCCCACTACCGGCTGGAGGAGCTCACCCTGCTGGCCTATGTGGGCGCGGAGCCCCTGGCCGAGCTGGAGCGGATCCTACCCCCCCTGCTGGCCCACGAGGCCCCGCCAGTGCGCTACCACGCGCTGTGGCTCTCGCTGCTGCTGCAGGGCATGCAGGGCCAGGTTAGTCCGGAGCTATTGCAGGATCTTTATGGTCGCCACCCGCACCCCAGCCTGCTGGCCTATGACCTGCCCCTCCTGGTGCTCTTGGGCAGAGATCAGCCCTCCAGCCAGGCCCTGCTCGCCCGTCGGCTGCGGGCGGCACGGGCTCAGCCTCCCCAGGAGCCCCTGCCCCAGGCCCTTTTGCTGCTGGCCGAGGGGCTCTACCGCTACCCCCAACCCGAGGCCCGCCCCCTGCTAGAGGAGAGCCTTTCGGTGCTGGAGGCCGGGTGGGCCGAGGAGGCCCTGCGGGCGGTAGCCCATCTCTGTGCCCTGGATGGGGCCCCCCTTCCCGAACCCTACGGTGGCATGGCCCTATCCCTCCGCCCCGAGGCCAGAGCCCTCTTCCTGCCCGCCGAACTCCCTTCCCCCAACCCCGCTGGGCCCTACCTGCAGACCCTGGGAAAGGCTCAGCTTCAGGGCTTCCCCAACCTAAGGCCCCGCAGCCTGGAAATCCTCACCCTACTCCTGGCTGATCCAGAAGGCATTACGGGTGAGGCCTTGGCTAAGGAGCTCTACGGCGAGGCCAACCCCCAAGCGCTCAAGACCGAGCTCTGCCGCCTGCGCCAGGCCGGGCTCCAGATCCAAAGCCGCCCCTACCGGCTCCTCACCCCCCTGGAGGCCGACTTCCTGAAGCTTCAAGAGGCCCTGGAGCAAAACCGGATCCAAGAGGCGCTGGCCCTCTACCACGGATCGCTCTTGCCCAAAAGCCAGGCCCCCGGCATTGAGGCGTTGCGCGTCCGGCTGGAGGAGGCCCTGATTGGGGCCGTTCTGCAAAGCGGTGAGCCCGAGCTGCTCTACCGCCTGGCCGAGCGGCTGCGGGACGACCTGCGGGTCTGGGAGGCCTGCCTGACGGCCCTGCCCCCAAGAGACCCCCGTCGCCCGGCCGTGCAAGCCTGGGTCAAGAGGCTTAGCGCCCGCTACCGCTAGGCCCCCCGGTGTGCGCCGCCCCCGGCGGGAGGCAGGCGGGGCGGGTGCAGGCGTAGGCCGTCTCCCTAAAGCCTATAACCAGCAGAGCCAACAGCGCCAGAAATAGAACCAGTCTGCGCATATTTCCACCCTACCCAACCCTGGGTAACCAAACAGGTCAGAAGGTAACCAAAATGAGAAAAAAGGTTACCAAATGAGTTAAGAAGGTCACCTTTCTGAGTGGGGGTTTGGTTACCTGGGGGGTGCTACGTTGTATGAGGGATTGCAGCCACACCGCAGTTTGCTCCTTGGGAGGTGATCTCGATGGAGTTGAGGAACAAGGGACTTTTGCTTGCTATGCTGGTGCTTCTTGGCTCGGTGGCCCTAGCAGAACCCGAGTGCTGCTGCCAGCAGCAAACGCCTGGCTTTGCTAAGGATGTGAAGCCTGAAAACGCTGAACTTGATCCAGGTGGTGGAGGTGGCGGTTCTGGTGGGGGAGGAGGCGGAGGAGGTGGCTCAGTAAACCCCGGTTCTCCCGGTTCTGGAGGCGAGGGCCCTGACTGTACAACAGTGTGTACTCTTGTTTGCGTGCCCGTGGTTACCGAAGCCTGCCACCAAATCTGCACCCCTCCACACCCTGGAGCAGCAGCTGTTTGCAGAATTGTGTGTACAGCAGTGATGAGCTACATCTGCTACGATAGCTGCAGGCGCACATGCAACCCATGAAAGCCTTGAAACTTCCTCGCTCTATTTGGATGGCCTGGCTGATTGCTCTGCTGGCCTATCCCCTTCCATGGCTGGTGAGCCTGTGGCTTCCCGGTTTGCCCGTGGGCGAGGTCGGCTTTGCGCTTGCCTTTAGCCTGGCAAGTGGGGCACTGCTGGGCATCACTCTGCGCTACCGAGGGCGGTGCCACGCGGGGCTTCGGTTTGCCGCACTGGTTTTTGCGCTTGTGCTCGGCTGGCGGGCGGTAGTAACGATTCTTGACCTACCTTCGCCTAGCCTTCAAACAAGCATTGCCGTTCTGGTATTGCTATTGGTGCTCAGCGGTATGCTCCTCATGCTTACCGACAAAAGTCTGAACGCCTGATCCGCAAAACAAGCTGGGTTTTTCTGACCCTAGGAAACTCTGTTAGGAAAAACCGCCCATGAATTCAAGAACACAGAGCCCGAACCCCACCAGGCCAGTTTTCCAGGCCCACCACCTGCGCAAGCGCTACCCCAAAGGAAAAGGCTGGCTCGAGGCTCTCAAAGGGATCAGCCTGGCGCTGTACCCAGGGGAGATCCTGACCCTCCTGGGCCCCAACGGCGCCGGCAAGACCACCACGGTCAAAATCCTGGCCGGTCTGGTGGAGCCCGACGAAGGAAGGGTAGAGGTGCAGGCAGACGAATCCGGAACCTGGCTGGGCGCGGTGCTGGAGGGTAGCCGCAACCTCTACTGGCGCCTTTCTGCCCTGGAGAACCTCATCTACTTCGGCGTCCTGCGCGGCCTTAGCCCCAAGGAGGCCCGGCGGCGGGGGCTTGAAGTGCTGGAGGTCGTCGGCCTGCTGGACAAGGCCCACCAGGCCGTGGGCGGCCTCTCCCGGGGCCAGCAGCAACGAACCGCCCTGGCCGCCGCCCTGGTGCACGACCCCCCGATCCTCTTCTTGGACGAACCCACGCTGGGGGTGGACCTGGAAGCCCAAGAGACCATCCGCGCCTGGCTGCTCCGGCTCAAGGAGGAGGGCAAGGCCATCCTCCTCACCACCCACCAGCTCGAGCTGGCCGAGGCGCTGGCGGATCGGGTGGCCATCCTGCTGGAGGGCGAGGTGGCCCTGGAGGGCAGAACCCGGGAGGTGCTGGCTGGATCCCCCAGGGCGGCCTACCGTATAGAGCTCAGGGAGCCCTTGGCGGAAGGGGATTCCCGCCTGGCCCGCTTGCAAACCTTGGGGGCCGAGATGGAGGAGAAGGTGGTGCGGACGGTGGGAGAGGAAGCCCTTTGGGCAGCCCTCAAGATTCTAGACCCCCTGCCCCTCGAGCGGGTAGAGCGCGAGAGTCTGTCCCTGGCGGGCCTCTTCTGGCGCGTACTCAGGGAAAGGAGGAAACCGTGCTCCGAGTCGTCTATATAGAGCTCTGGCGCATCCTGAGGGCCCTTACCCGCTATCCCCTGGAGCTTTTGGGCGGGGTGCTGGGGGCGGTGGTGGTTTTTGCCCTTTTCTTTTCCGGAGCCCGCTACCTGGCCGGCCCGGCCCTCTTTGGGGAGCGGCTGGAGGCCCTGGTGGTGAGTCTTATCGCCTGGTCTTTGGCCTTCTCCCTCCTCTCGCAAATCGCCTCCAATATCTCGGAGGAGGCCCTGGCCGGGCTTCTGGAACAACTGGCCCTCACCCGCCCCGGGCTTTTGGGCGTGGTGCTGGTGCGGGCCCTCCTCTCCCTCCTGCAGGTGGGCCTCCTGATCATCCCGGTCATCCTGGCCATCCTCCTCTCCTCCGGAGCCCGGCTAGACTTCCCTCCCCTGGCCCTCCTTCCCCTGGGAACCCTGGCCTTGGGCGGTCTGGGTCTGGGGCTGGTGCTGGGGGGCCTGGCCCTGATCCACAAGCGGGTGGGCCAGCTCCTAGGCCTCCTCCAGTTCCTCTTCCTGGGCCTATTCCTGGTGCGCTTTGAGGCCCTGGCCTGGCCCTGGAACAGCCTGGGCTACCTCCTGCCCCTGACCCCCTCGGTGGGGGCCCTGCGTCTCCTTTTGGGTTCGGGCGAAGCCCCCGGATGGGATCTCCTGGTGCTGGCCGGGGTCAACGCGCTGGTCTACCTGGCCCTGGGGCTTGGGTTCTTCCGGCGGGCCCTTCGCAGGGTGCGGCGGCAAGGTACGCTGGGCACCTACTGAGGGAAGCCCATCTATGGCCCATCCCCCTGCGGCTGGACTGGCGGGGGCGGAGGTGAGTGGTGGGGCCCGGGATCGGTCTTCGCTGGAAGCGCAAGAGAAAATCCTCGAGGCCCACCCCCGGCTCACCCTGTATTTCCTCGCCAGGCTCAGCGCGAGCCCTCATCCCGCAGTGGGCAGCCCGAGCCTCCGAGTTTCCCGAGGGCCCGGCTTCTTGGGGGGAAGAAGGTAGCACAGATTACCCTGAATACCCCGATTGCCCTGCACACGCCTGTCAGGGGGATCACATACCCTTGGGAATATGCAGGTGTTGCTATTAGAGAGCCTCACAGAGAATCGAGGTACACAACGT from Meiothermus sp. harbors:
- a CDS encoding PIN domain-containing protein — protein: MRVFLDANVLFSAALGGEVFRPIWLLAERGRLELCTSPRCWLEAEFNLERKRPQAAPRLPLLMQRVHLVAEPEGTDPPSNEPLKTLFNSLPDKDRPVLQAALQAQAQILLTGDLRHFGPLMQQEDLPLRVLSPGDFIRQVRPSS
- a CDS encoding transcriptional regulator; translation: MHWNAIALSVIAALALPVVGLITGRVVGDFFLRGDLIGATGAAFGVLVYALALASSYSHLRHYYKGYEAQGVRASWALALAVEVATFYMSFSYVVIHSAWAFWGSLIGAFVVFWGNLSSMYEARLERARAVQAAPDGRALVGEAPAPAVRAPAGGEEPIAQTQPLRATRGAAQARPQYEAIFLAAEAVETEVSRVRQSVQTVKAAVPPEQAWAHVATTPRPEAGSEPLPEVPARAKDNPLAGGPATLRLREPCSRPPQATDREPTPTPSLSEGDREVLRLAAEGPVGPSGLSRALGIAKSSAGDRLKRLERMGLLEKRGSSYTPTEEGRVLYQGAQASGGARVLASRTRAR
- a CDS encoding ABC transporter permease — protein: MLRVVYIELWRILRALTRYPLELLGGVLGAVVVFALFFSGARYLAGPALFGERLEALVVSLIAWSLAFSLLSQIASNISEEALAGLLEQLALTRPGLLGVVLVRALLSLLQVGLLIIPVILAILLSSGARLDFPPLALLPLGTLALGGLGLGLVLGGLALIHKRVGQLLGLLQFLFLGLFLVRFEALAWPWNSLGYLLPLTPSVGALRLLLGSGEAPGWDLLVLAGVNALVYLALGLGFFRRALRRVRRQGTLGTY
- a CDS encoding excalibur calcium-binding domain-containing protein, with protein sequence MLRLLTCFLIALSLALAQNTVVGRASVVDGDTLEIQGVRVRLWGVDAVESNQTCLDAQGKVYPCGRRAAFALADFLGQRTVSCTRRDTDRYGRMVAVCSVADVEVNRWLVEQGWALAYVQYGGGVYLDSQNRARAGKRGIWQGSFQAPWEYRRNPANPPTAGSPRPQSPSPAPSPSSVYYRNCAEARAAGAAPIYRGQPGYRPGLDRDGDGIACER
- a CDS encoding transposase, whose amino-acid sequence is MNHILPRRKPGPPGKVALREALVAEHRRTGAQRPSRLARQYGVSSGTAWKWVYGKPSRPRRGPNPRYPYPLPDALWQRLEPLLRPKGKGAPARYAKRSIVEAIFLVLREGRFWEDLPPGYPPGRTVGEHYRDWVRRGVWAEVERLLDGP
- a CDS encoding ABC transporter ATP-binding protein; the protein is MNSRTQSPNPTRPVFQAHHLRKRYPKGKGWLEALKGISLALYPGEILTLLGPNGAGKTTTVKILAGLVEPDEGRVEVQADESGTWLGAVLEGSRNLYWRLSALENLIYFGVLRGLSPKEARRRGLEVLEVVGLLDKAHQAVGGLSRGQQQRTALAAALVHDPPILFLDEPTLGVDLEAQETIRAWLLRLKEEGKAILLTTHQLELAEALADRVAILLEGEVALEGRTREVLAGSPRAAYRIELREPLAEGDSRLARLQTLGAEMEEKVVRTVGEEALWAALKILDPLPLERVERESLSLAGLFWRVLRERRKPCSESSI
- a CDS encoding AbrB/MazE/SpoVT family DNA-binding domain-containing protein; amino-acid sequence: MKIVTQVSPRGQITLPASVRKALGLKAGDALLLRVEEGRVVLEPARVLPLEAYTEERIKEFNRAAEVSEEELAAFRKAWGL